A stretch of the Capsicum annuum cultivar UCD-10X-F1 chromosome 8, UCD10Xv1.1, whole genome shotgun sequence genome encodes the following:
- the LOC107838934 gene encoding ferrochelatase-2, chloroplastic: protein MEAGTISQLVQPTKVPSSSLSNFSSKCSMCCQRTRLMPTYHSAHGVREKNYDEREITVLSSEPTIKKNSVLGGLSLHRPVHKRDIVGKTSCSVGLYTFPGSTVESSLLTTEEKIGVLLLNLGGPDTLRDVQPFLFNLFADPDIIRLPRLFRFLQRPLAQLISVLRAPKSKEGYAAIGGGSPLRKITDEQASSLKMALETKEVLANVYVAMRYWHPFTEEVVHQIKRDGITKLVVLPLYPQYSISTTGSSVRALQNIFKDDSYLSRLPVAIIESWYKRQGYIKSMANLIEEELHNFPKPEEVMVFFSAHGVPVSYVEDAGDPYRDQMEECIFLIMKELKARGINNDHTLAYQSRVGPVQWLKPYTDEVLVDLGQKGLKSLLAVPVSFVSEHIETLEEIDMEYKELALESGIENWGRVPALNCTSSFITDLADAVIEALPSTMAMSTSTGTEEEVDNDPMQYFIKMLFGSLLAFVFLFSPKMVSAFKNIL from the exons ATGGAAGCAGGGACGATCTCTCAACTTGTTCAACCAACGAAGGTTCCGAGTTCCAGTCTTTCAAATTTCAGTTCTAAATGTTCCAT GTGCTGCCAGCGGACAAGGTTAATGCCCACTTACCATTCAGCACATGGTGTGcgagaaaaaaattatgatgagCGAGAGATTACAGTTTTATCTTCTGAACCCACGATTAAAAAAAACAGTGTACTTGGGGGATTGTCTTTACATCGTCCGGTGCACAAGAGAGATATAGTTGGCAAAACGTCCTGCTCTGTTGGACTGTATACATTTCCAGGGAGCACTGTTGAATCTTCTTTACTGACAACTGAAGAAAAGATTGGAGTGCTACTTTTGAATCTTGGAGGACCTGACACACTTCGTGATGTCCAGCCTTTTCTGTTCAACTTGTTTGCTGACCCT GATATTATACGTCTTCCCAGACTGTTCCGATTTCTCCAGCGCCCATTGGCACAACTTATATCTGTTCTCCGAGCTCCGAAAAGTAAGGAAGGATATGCTGCAATTGGAGGTGGTTCCCCTTTACGAAAAATAACGGATGAGCAG GCCAGTTCACTAAAAATGGCACTAGAAACAAAGGAAGTTCTGGCAAATGTCTACGTTGCGATGCGGTACTGGCACCCATTCACCGAGGAAGTTGTTCACCAG ATAAAAAGAGATGGGATTACAAAGCTTGTTGTACTGCCTTTATATCCTCAATATTCCATCTCTACAACTGGATCGAGTGTCCGTGCCCTTCAGAATATTTTCAA GGACGACTCTTATCTGTCCAGACTGCCAGTTGCTATCATTGAATCCTGGTACAAACGACAAGGTTACATCAAGTCCATGGCAAACTTGATTGAGGAGGAGTTACATAATTTCCCTAAGCCTGAGGAG GTCATGGTTTTCTTTAGTGCACATGGAGTGCCAGTTAGTTATGTTGAAGATGCTGGTGATCCATATAGAGATCAGATGGAGGAGTGCATTTTCTTGATAATGAAAGAGCTGAAAGCTAGAGGAATCAACAATGATCATACCTTGGCTTACCAG AGCCGAGTTGGTCCTGTACAATGGTTGAAACCATACACCGATGAAGTTCTTGTTGACCTTGGACAGAAAGGTTTGAAGTCTCTGTTGGCTGTTCCAGTAAG CTTTGTGAGCGAGCATATAGAGACTCTTGAAGAGATTGATATGGAATACAAGGAACTAGCACTTGAATCGGGAATTGAAAATTGGGGTCGTGTTCCTGCTCTGAACTGCACCTCCTCTTTCATAACTGATCTGGCAGATGCAGTAATTGAAGCATTGCCTTCGACAATGGCAATGTCAACGTCCACTGGTACGGAGGAAGAAGTAGACAATGACCCCAtgcaatattttataaaaatgctCTTTGGATCACTGTTAGCATTTGTTTTTCTGTTTTCACCAAAGATGGTATCGGCTTTTAAGAACATCCTTTAG